A portion of the Streptomyces platensis genome contains these proteins:
- a CDS encoding GNAT family N-acetyltransferase: MNVRFDLDPAVTPELHDGICALWAEVSNAGGAVGFVPPVTREDVRPELRKHLTAMAEGRQRLVAGRDADGRVLATAFLTTNTHRLMKHWLWVYTVMVHPALQGQGAGRRLMTAVADAARSVEGITALRLTCRGGSGARPFYEACGYQEVGRVPGAIRVADDDYRDDITMWLDLG, encoded by the coding sequence GTCACCCCCGAACTCCATGACGGAATATGCGCGTTGTGGGCCGAGGTCTCCAACGCCGGCGGTGCGGTCGGGTTCGTCCCGCCGGTGACCCGCGAGGACGTCCGCCCGGAGCTGCGCAAGCATCTGACGGCCATGGCCGAGGGCCGCCAGCGCCTGGTGGCCGGGCGGGACGCGGACGGCCGGGTGCTGGCCACGGCGTTCCTCACCACCAACACCCACCGCCTGATGAAGCACTGGCTGTGGGTCTACACCGTCATGGTCCACCCCGCCCTCCAGGGGCAGGGCGCCGGCCGCCGGCTGATGACGGCGGTCGCCGACGCCGCCCGCTCCGTCGAGGGGATCACCGCGCTCCGCCTCACCTGCCGCGGCGGCTCCGGCGCCCGCCCCTTCTACGAGGCCTGCGGCTACCAGGAGGTCGGCCGGGTCCCCGGCGCGATCCGGGTCGCCGACGACGACTACCGCGACGACATCACCATGTGGCTGGATCTGGGCTGA
- a CDS encoding DUF4229 domain-containing protein, whose protein sequence is MSSHKFATLRYTALRLGLFVASFAVVWVLAYVHVIPLGLGASNIFWLLLLAVVISAPLSFVLLRKQRDAMAEQIAPRVDRQRARFAASVGQEDGLK, encoded by the coding sequence GTGAGTAGCCACAAGTTCGCCACGCTCCGCTACACCGCCCTTCGCCTCGGCCTCTTCGTCGCCTCGTTCGCCGTGGTGTGGGTCCTGGCGTACGTCCACGTGATCCCGCTCGGGCTCGGCGCCTCCAACATCTTCTGGCTGCTGCTGCTCGCTGTCGTGATCTCCGCGCCGCTCAGCTTCGTGCTGCTGCGCAAGCAGCGGGATGCGATGGCCGAGCAGATCGCGCCCAGGGTCGATCGCCAGCGTGCGCGCTTCGCGGCCAGCGTCGGCCAGGAGGACGGCCTG